A part of Aegilops tauschii subsp. strangulata cultivar AL8/78 chromosome 2, Aet v6.0, whole genome shotgun sequence genomic DNA contains:
- the LOC109778683 gene encoding uncharacterized protein, with amino-acid sequence MESPGSSFSTRTNPFASPEPVLIHDLNILGRDHIDGSMDYRFMVNDDEWMTIDATLIRWFYTTISKDLFHMVVSAEDDALAVWTKLNGLFIDNKHQRKVFLHGEFFGCQQHDSSIDDYCMRLKKHVDELCDLGEKVSDELLLSTLHAGLDDDFGNTASNLPLITDPTFPKVMAYLKLEERWMKTARTRTTHTALTVGTGGGAPPAAPAPQPRPGPGLY; translated from the exons aTGGAGTCCCCCGGATCCTCCTTCTCCACCCGCACCAACCCGTTCGCCAGCCCAGAACCCGTCCTCATCCACGATCTCAACATCCTCGGTCGG GATCACATTGATGGTTCCATGGACTACCGGTTCATGGTGAACGATGACGAGTGGATGACCATCGACGCCACTCTCATCCGCTGGTTCTACACCACCATCTCGAAGGACCTCTTCCACATGGTGGTCTCCGCCGAGGATGATGCTCTCGCCGTCTGGACCAAGCTCAACGGCCTCTTCATCGACAACAAGCATCAGCGCAAGGTTTTCTTGCATGGCGAGTTTTTTGGGTGTCAGCAGCATGACTCGTCCATTGACGACTATTGCATGCGCCTCAAGAAGCATGTCGACGAGCTCTGTGACCTCGGTGAGAAGGTCTCCGATGAGCTTCTCCTCAGCACGCTCCACGCTGGCCTGGATGACGACTTCGGGAACACTGCCTCCAACCTCCCCCTCATCACCGATCCGACTTTTCCCAAGGTCATGGCGTACCTGAAGCTCGAGGAACGCTGGATGAAGACGGCGCGCACCCGGACCACTCACACGGCCCTCACCGTCGGCACCGGCGGCGGCGCcccgcccgccgccccggctcctcAGCCGCGCCCTGGCCCGGGCCTCTACTAG